In Zygosaccharomyces rouxii strain CBS732 chromosome A complete sequence, the genomic window TCATCAACAAACAGACTCAGTTAGTCAGTAGTAGTGCAGATGGTCTTGTGAAAATATGGGATTGTAGCACCGGTGAATGTGTGAAGACTTTGGATGGTCATACTAATAGGATATGGGCGCTATGTGTTGCCGAAGATGGTGACCTGATTGTAAGTGCCGATGCAGACGGTGTGTTCCAATTCTGGAAAGATAGTACTGAACAAGAAAGACAACAACATAACGAGCAACAACATTTGAAAGtggaacaagaacaatCTTTACAGAATTATCTATCACAAGGTGATTGGACCAATGCCTTCTTACTTGCCATCACTTTGGATCACCCCTTGAGATTGTTCAGAGTTTTGAAGCAATCCTTAGGAAGTATGGATGATGACGAGAGGAAAGATTCTAAAGTAATCTTTAATAGAGAATTGGACCAGACAATTTCTAATTTAAGCAATGAGAAattgttgctgttgatgaagagatgTAGAGATTGGAATACTAATTCTAGGACCCACAGTATTGCACAAAGAACAGTTAGATGCATATTGTTACAGCATAATATCGCAGAACTAAGTGAAATACCTGGAATGGTACAAATCGTTGATGCTATTTTACCTTACAGTAAGAGACATTATGCTCGTGTGGAAAGTCTTGTCGAACAAAGTTACATTTTGGATTATGCATTGGTAGAGATGGACAAGTTTTTTTAGTAGATAGAAGTTATATATTTGAGTTACCGCTGTAAAATATCGTAGTGCGGCGCTATCAAACAACAACGTTACCCTgtagatgaaaaaaaaaaaattgaataagcgatgagatgagatgagcatAAGAATGAACTAGATCAATACAGAAGAGTCACAGGAATAACGGTATTCAtatcattgatcaatggtGGAAAGTGATATTAGAGCTGCTGATAACGTTGCTAAAAAGTCGAGAAGACggaagaagagaagaaccACAGAAGTATCGgattcttcagattcttcagattcttcgTCAGAGGAAGAAACAAAGGCATCTGATACTGGTGCAGGTGAAGCACTCCAAGCAGCCTACCAGTtatcagaagatgaagatgaaaaaatgcCAGATGCTAGTGCAAAACCAGAACGTGAAACACTATCTAGAAACACTAAGGAATCGTTGAATAATATTCCATTTACAAGAACTGAACTGAATGGTAAATCAACACgaaataatgatgatgtttCCATGGATTTACAAAGGGTTAACGAGGCAATTAATGATGCTAAACAGAAGATCCGTGAATCGAAAGAAGAATCACAATCTACATCacaactgaaaaattcttattTGGAATTACTATTTGAAAACTACGGTGATGATATAAATTCCTTAAGAGATGCACCTGATTTTACAAGTAACTCATTAATTATGATTGCACAAGTTCTTAAAGATGGATCTTCTATGTTCGACGtggaaactttgaagaCCATGTTAGAAACGAAATAAAGATAAAAATTACTAGGGGAATTAACATAAGTAGATAGAAGACCTTCGGTtatatttatatatgtAATAATATACATTTAGGAAGAGAGAAGGGAAGATTCAAAAGGAAGGGTCAGAGATATGGATATTCAAAGAGGAGAATTAAATGAATGAAAGATCCAAGTAAACTGATTCGAGGgcaataacaacaacaataacaacaacaacaaagaTAATAACGATAAGGATAAACTTCCATTAACCTTCCTTTCCTCAACCATttagaaagaaaaaaaattgcatCAAAACGATGATTATTGTTATAGAATGACtagatggtaaaatttaatttgattcgtttgtttgtttttgtGCTTTTTCTATCCCAGGGTCTTAACTAGTAGGAAAGCAGCACCAGCTGCCACACCACCAACTACGACCATTTGTAAACCTTCAGAAATTTTTTTACCTAAAGTACAAGCATCACTCATCGATACTTGAGTCTTTATGTAACCGAACCAAAATAGAGTAATTCCCATTACTATAATCGACCATATTAAACCTGTTCCCACTTGCTGGACAAAGAAATAAGGTAACAATGGTACTAATCCACCCATTAGATAACCTCCACCAATTGTAACAGCACTAATCAATTGTCTATTTTCGGCAGGTTCCTCTAGACCTCTACCATATCTGATAATAAAATCAACCATTAGCTCTGGGGTTCGTTGTAAGTCTTTGATAAATGATAGAATTGTGTCATCAGAAAAATTTGGGTTAATATCTAATAAAATATCTTCGATTTCGTGATTGATCATAGTTGGATTATCGTAAAAGGCACTTTTCTCTTGTTTGACTTCAGCATGGTAATAATCACCCTCAGATTTAGCACCTAAATAACCGCCAAGACCCATTGATATAGCACCTGAAATTAACTCTGCAAACCCACCCGTAATAACTAATTTAGAATCACCTAATGATGACAAACCTGCCGTTAGAGCAAATGGAACAGTCAAACCATCACTTAACCCAATGACCAAATCACTGATTACACGAGGGTCTACGTTATTGAACAGTCCACCATTACTATTACCATTACGATTATTGTTATCGGACGAACCCCCCAAAGTATCAGCGTCTCTGTCTGAACCTGATGAATTATGTTTcccattattattacccTGTGAAGAAGTTCCGTTaccattttctaaatcaccGTTCGTCGAACCATATGCATTGTGAGAAGTGTGAGAACCATTATCGTTTGTTAGAAGGGGTGCTGTTTTACCTGAATCTTTCTTCGAAGAAACATAGTCCGAAACTGCGTTTTTAATAGCTACTATTGACATTTCGATAGTTTCGTCTAAAGTCTCAGATAACAATTATTATATTTCTCCTTATTTTCTTACCCTATTCTTCTTACCTTCAACCTTATTATCACAAAGTGGTAGTACGCACTAATACGATATATTGAAATGAGCAAATCAAACTTCGACCGTTGATACTGATCGCAGTATACTTAATCCTATAACCGGTAAATGATAAATAACTTTCGAATTTACGACATATGAATTATACGCAAAGtttcttctaaatctaTATTCCTTTTATTTGATCTTTGGGTACTATCCGGTTCACCACAACGAGAATCTCCCTTGAGTGGTTACCCGGTTTAGATTTTTGCGGTTAGCCAATTAAAAGTGCCTTTATTACTAAGGCATGTGACGGCGTCGAGCAGTAGTAGAGTATAAAATAATTAGCCGCCCAAGGTATCGATATTATCACTTCTGTCTCTTTATTATGTGAGAAAGCTCCAGGCTCGTTGATTATACCTACTTATATTGCTAATATACATATTacagaaagaaaaaaaccCTATATTCATTAATTCTTACAATTAAGCCTGAGTTGAAGAGGAGTACTTGGTAACAGCTCTAGTACCTTCGGAAACGGCGTGCTTAGCCAATTCACCCGGTAGAATTAATCTAACTGCAGTTTGGATTTCTCTGGCAGAGATAGTAGACTTTCTGTTGTAAGCAGCTAATTTAGAGGCTTCGGTAGcgattctttcaaagatatcGTTGACGAAGGAGTTCAAAATAGACATGGACTTTTGAGAAATACCAGTATCTGGGTGAGTTTGCTTCAAAACCTTGTAAATGTAAGAGGAGTAGGTCTCCTTTCTTGCcttgttcttcttaccCTTACCTTCGACAGAAGATGCGGTTTTCTTGGCAGCTGGCTTCTTTTCAGCTGGGGCCTTGGAAGCGggtttcttttcagctttAGCAGACATTTTGATTTGTATGTGTTGTGTTTGATTTGAATCTAATGGATCACCGGGTGGGTAGTTGTAAGGATCGATTATCGTGTTCTATACCAATACCTTGTCTCTTTTTATACCTTTTGGAATCCTTTGTTAAATTAAATACCGTACCTATTTTTTCGCCCCTGGGtgtgaatttttcagaatGGAGTTACCGAATGCGGTAGTACGGACCGATACCTATAGTTAAGagaaaattaatttttcatcaactaCGGTCACTTTTAATAGTTCTTGGAACCGAATTCCAACGTTCCAGTTATTTCACACCGGgtgagaaaaaaatggaacaGGGGATTCAGTCAGTGGCGAATTCCTAAGGGAAAGGTAACGGTATAAAAGGAGGAAGGTTACTGGTGAGATACATGATTTCTTTACTCTTACTTTTCTACAACACAAACAACAATCACAAATACAACAAATATAACAATGTCCGGTGGTAAAGGTGGTAAAGCAGGTTCCGCAGCTAAGGCTTCTCAATCAAGATCTGCTAAGGCAGGTTTGACCTTCCCAGTTGGTAGAGTTCACAGACTTTTGAGAAAGGGTAACTATGCTCAAAGAGTTGGTTCTGGTGCTCCAGTTTATATGACAGCTGTTTTGGAATATTTAGCTGCAGAAATTTTAGAATTGGCTGGTAACGCCGCTAGAGATAACAAAAAGACAAGAATTATCCCAAGACATTTGCAATTAGCCATCagaaatgatgatgagttGAACAAATTGTTAGGTAATGTTACTATCGCTCAAGGTGGTGTCTTACCAAACATTCACCAAAACTTGCTACCAAAGAAGAGTGCCAAACCTGGCAAGGCTTCTCAAGAATTGTAAGGGTCTATATAATGgttttttttattttattttataGGTTTTCGGTTTGTACTATAGTAACGAGTTTTGCGTATTaggaagaaattttaattgTGTCTTAAGACTTGCGTGGATTGATATTATTGGAGTGTGATATCAAGAGTTTTAGTGTGTCACCGTTTTGTTTATATTCTGAAGTAAATTATTATGACTTAGTACACTTGTGTAAGCGAGTCGAAAACTGAGTTTTAACAACAAGACATAAACATcaggagaaagaaaaagatgaaaggCAGTTCTGTAGATATTGTACATAGTCTTTATGGAATGCACAAATTTGTGCTTCTATCTGAAATTAGCAATTCATAACAGTCTAAATGTTGGTTCCAGCAGACGCAAAACTCTGGAGCATTTTCTTACTTGATAAAGATACATCCTTCTCAAGAAATCGTAGAGATATTAGCTTCTATGGCCAAGTTGGTAAGGCGCCACACTAGTAATGTGGAGATCATCAGTTCGAATCTGGTTGGAAGCAGAGTTTAActttttatatttttataCCGCTACGGAGCCACTCAGCTCATGTTACGTCCGAGATGAAAGCCATCACACATACTTTTGTTCATACTTAAAGACAACAAATCTTGGCACTATTATTAATAATACATTCATTTagataaaaaaagaagattagGTTACATAcaaataaaattttgggATTCGAACGATTAAAAATCCCCTTTCGTTCAtttcttgaacaatttcttgaacaaattgCCCTTTTGCTCTTTAGCTTGGCCTTGGGCCTCTTCTTTGGTCTTGCCTATAACTTTTTGACCCCATGAACTATCCTTGGCCTGGTTCAATTTATCCTGGACGCCTTGACGGTAGCCCATACCTTCTTGACCACCTTCACCAGCAACGTCGGCAGCAGCGGCACTGCCACCAAGGCCGTTAGCTTTCTCAGTTCCTTCAGCTCTTCCAGCTCTGTCATACCCACTTTCATACTGGCTATCTCTCAATCCGTCTGCATACCCATCGGCAAAACCTTCATCAACAACGTGTTCGGTATCATAATTGGAAGATTCACTGGTTTCTTCAAGACCTGGAGCAGCGGTGCCAAGGTGATTATTAGGTTGTTGAGCAGAACTAGCAGCAGGTGCTTTTCCAGATGCAACACCACCGTCAGTGGCACTGGCAGGTTGAGCATTACGTCTCCATGGATGAGAACCACCACCGCTTCTTTTACCGACACCTCCCGCGGCGGCACCTGCAGTAGTGCCAGCAGCGACATCACCAGTAGTGGCACCGGTAGTAGGACCAGCAGTAGTACCGATAGTAGGACCAGTAGTGGCACCGGTAGTAGCAGCACCAGCAGTAGCAGGACCACGAGCGCTAGGAACACGGGCGCTAGGACCACGTGTTGCAGCGCCACTACCAACGGCAGGTGCATGGGCAGCAGTACCATCATCAACAACACCATACTTAGCAGTAGTACtatcaacagcagcagGACCATCTGTAGCAAGACCGCCATCAGTGGTAACACCGCCTGCGCCAACACCATTACCTAAACTGGCACCCCTTTGGTGCTTAGTGTATGGGACAGAACCTTCACCTTCCCTCAAAAAGCCTGCACCAGTCTTTTCTGCTTTTTGTTGCTCTTTTACCCCGCGTGGAGGTTGGTAACCGCTATTTTCAGCACCAAATTCGACCACTTTATTAAGCATGGACTTCAATTTATTCTTTGGACGGCTTTCTGAAGTCTTACCCTCATATTGTTGAGCTTTGTGAGCTGGGCTATAACCGATTTCTGAGTCTTCCGCTCCAGCTTGCGTCAAATCTGTTTTGGGCAGATCAGGTAATGGTTGCTCATCTGGTTTACCACCGAACAAAGACTTTCTAGTCTTAAACCTTGAGAGACCAGAACTAAATCCCTTAGATTTACGCCTACTGGCAGGCTCGACACCACCGGCAGCTGCGGCACCACCAAGCCCACCGAGTTCTGCTTCACTATCGAAACCACCACGGGCTGCAGAATCTTCCAAGGGAGATTGAATAGGGGATTGCACAGTTTGCTGTTTTCCTACTTGTGAGCGCAAAGGAGAACGGGCAGAAGCGCCCACGTTGTTGGCACCAGCTGCTTGCAAATCACCTGCTCTAACTTCTTCAGGAGATGCAATAGGATTAGAGAACCCACTCTTAGTAGTGTCGATAGGGGAAGCAAGACCGGAAGCAAGACCGGAACGTCCAGAGTAGCCGCTGACGCTTCTTCTTGGTTGTTGCAAGGCTCCGTCTTGAGCAATACCGGAACGTCTAGAATAGCCACTACCACTTCTTTTTGGTTGTTGCAAAGCTTCGTCTTGTGCAACACCAGAGCGTCTAGAGTAGCCACTAACGTTTCTTTTAATTGGTGCTCTCTCTTCCCTCTTTTCGTAAACTGGTTCGTATACTTCTTCTGTTTGATACTCAGGTTCGTACTCAGGAGCGGCTTTTGGTAAACGCTCAGGATCCACATATTCCCGCTCAAGCTCGGGCTCTATGTACTCaggttcagcttcaggctcaggttcttcaaaatcgtAGCGGTCGCCATTTTCGACTGGATAATCGTAATTACCGTAAGCGCCACCCTTTGGACGAGCGTCCTTCCATTCACCGTCGTAATTTTTAGCATCTTCAAAGTTTTCCTCGTAGTTTTCATCAATCGTCTGAGCTGGTGTAACGAAGGAGGCAGCAGCATTACTTTGAGGTGAGCGAACATCCTTTTCCACACCGCCAAGATTTAAAGGTTGAGTTCCCGATTCTGGTTCCTCAACATTACGTTGCGACTTATTCTGGGACATGGCCAATGCCTGACCATACATCTCTTCATCCGATAAGTTCCTTCTCGAAGCTGTAGAAGCAGAAACAGCAGTAGGCTCGACGTTTTGTCCCAAACGGTTATCTAACGACGAGGCACCAGAAGCACGGGGAGCATCTGCTGCAGGTAAAGCACCTGCAGCTCCAGCATCTCTATCCTTGTTGAATAGAGTAAACTTCTTCTTGCCTCTACCGCTATCTCTTCTTAATGACCGTTGACCCATTCTGGAAGGTGCTTGTCCATCTTGGGAGCTAGCGCTGTCAAGTACATCTGGCGAGAAATCGCTGCCGCTGTAGACATTACGTTGAGCGATTTCGAGAGCTCTAGCATACATTTCTTGCTCCGTCAAACGTCTCTCACCTGCAGCGTTTGCGACAACGGCGGACTGTGGCACTGAACCAGCTTTACGAACTGATCTTGTAGATCTGGAACGCACGGGCCTTGTCGTACTAGTCGTACGACGAACTGGGGCAGCAGCTGGGGGCGCAAATTCTGATTCAGCTTGAGCTGGTTCTTCATATTGATAGTCTTCTGGACGGTGATATCTAACAGGACTTCTGGGTGGACTTATAGGACCTCTTTGTGTTCTTGTACTCCGTACACTCtttggtgaagatggtgcAGTTTTTTTAACTCTTCTAACTCTTCTTACTGGGTGCTCATCGGCATAATTATCAACGGGTTCAGAAAATTCGTTAAAATGACGAGCattgtcttcatcttctaaagGTGTAGTGGTAACGGTCTCCATATAATCCACGCCGTTGATACGTCTGATAGTTCTCCTTGTAATACTCTTCGTTCCTTTAGTGTCTTGGAAATTTGCATCCCTCATAATGGAATCTGCTCTAGGAGCCTCTCTAGCCTCTCTAGCTTCAACGGCACCTCTAGATTTGGTACGAGGTCTTGTTCTAACAACCCTACGTGGTTGTGTTAGAGATTGAGAGCGCTGTTGTACTAGAACTGGATTACCCCTAGAACGGGATGCAGCATAAGCAGCTGCCGCTGACAGACGTGGAGACTTGTTATAGTCGTCCTTGCGCTGGTAGTAGTAGTCATAACGGGAAAGGTCTGGAACCTTATGTTCCTTACGTTGCGTAAGAAGACCCATTTAGTTCGGTTTCTTAGTGTTTCTGAGTGGCTTATTAGTTATAATCCTCTTCTCCTCTCAGATTAATTAATTAGCTTATGGTaaagtgaagaaaagaagaaagggAAGTTTTAAGTTTTCTTAGGCCGCTGGTAGAAAACGTTTCAAGTTTCAGGGGTGTTGGCATCGGGCAGTCCCTTTATATGTATGTCCCGTTAGTTTTGGTTTTACTCTTTCCGGGGAGTTTTGcttttctcaaaatggTTTCCTGAaagcaaaagaagaaaacgaAGAGGGAAGGCCGAAAAAGAACTAGGGTTAATATGGGTACTTCATCTCCTACCTATAGGGAGAAACACACAATTGCGCAGACCACTGTTGCTAAGGGGAACAATAGAGGAAAAAGTAGTGTAAAAAATTAACTCGGCGGTTAGATAATCTTGTCCTGAAAAGGGGGAAGGGGATGATACATTTCACGTGTATTTGGCGTGATACACGCATTACGCTAAGGTTCTTCTCTTAATGACTTGAAAGCATCGACCATACTCAGTCTCTGCTGGAATATTTACTTGTAGCCACCATCTTGTTTCGCTCTTCTTTGGCTAGCCTTGTTTTGGTTTCAGATGGGGAATTATCGGTTTGATAAACAAAACGTTTAATGAAAATCTGCCTCGTTTCGCTTCACCGAGTCAACCGATCACTAAAACCGCTATTTCCGCTTTACTCTCAATCATGATATAGTGGAACCGCGAAGGTATCATTCCAAAAACTGCTAAACCGCCGAGCTTTTTAAAGCAAGAAAACTTTCGCCCTTTATATACTACCTATTTTcagctttttttttctaacCCTTAAAAATAGCCGCCGTTGTACTCCACTTCAACGCGGTCATCCGCTTTGAATGGCAAAAGAGTCTACCGTAAAAATGACCTAAAGCTTGAGTTTGCTGAGCGGCTAGACAGCCCAAAGCCAAACATTTGCATCATCCTTTGTTTAATGGATAAAGTTAATgtggatcaatttttttcgGATTTCTAATCAGATAAAGTAATAATCAAATCGTTAAGTACGTGAAGATTTtaaatgaagatttatAACGGAAGAGACGCCTTCTCCAGATTCAGGCCATATGAGAAGggagagagagagagaaTAAGCAAGAGGAGAGCAATGTTGGTAATGTAATTGCCGGATTCCAAACCGCAAACTTTGGTTACATCCAAGAAGAATAGATCCAGTCACGTGACAGCTACACCGTTTTACCGCCGAGACCAAAATCTGGTCAGGAAAAAGTGAGTATTACTCCCAAAAGCTTACTTAATCATGATACTTTAGCTTCTCGATATTGTTAACTTGTCTATAAATCCTTTCAACGCCTTGCGGCTGGGCGAACAAAAGTTTCTGAAAACCCGTGCACCACGATTATCGAACCAATCGAGGTATCCGAACCAGGTCAAAACGACGCCGTTGCTGCCCATACTCAAGTACCATTGGTTTGAGAACCGCCGCATTCACCTGGCTATGCATTTATGCCGACTTTATCACTTTATCACTTTGGCAAGTAAGAATACGACACCCGTACACCGGCGAACTACACATACCAACTTTTCAATACACTGTAGAAGGCCACTGCTTTTAACCATCATTGGCATCTCTGTATCTGCGCGCTCAGTTTAAGCATACAAGCGAGGCCCAACCGCCTGCGGGCTTGAAGTAAACTCTGACCCATCTGGGACATTTCTTGAGAGCTATTGCACGACTACATAAGTATCCATGAAGCTTTCGAGAGTGACATCTGCTATATGTCTAGCTAAAAGCCTACTACTTATCTAGGAAAGTCACGTGAATATATTTGTTTCACGAAGTTATTTGCAATCCTAGTAGGTATAGGTTAATTGAAGTGATGGGAATATCATCAACTATCTTCCAGGGTTACTATATAGTACTGTACCGTATTATAGGTatataatttctttttttttatttttttttttctgataaaaaatttgggGATCCACCGTTGCGTCTGTGGTCTCCCACTTTTAAGCTCACACGTTTAAACAAAGGGAAAACTTCAGCACCAAGATTAAGAGTTCCAGATAATAATAGGTTCAAATAGATAACCATAATGAGCAAAGAAGACGAAGCTGCTGCTCGTAACATTAAGCTCGTTAGATATACACATCCTAGCCCACaaaattggaaaggtaAAGATGGATTGGAAAAATCGAGATCGCTGCCGGTTCAAcacaagaagaaaagcGAAGGTAGGCTAATGGATATGTTGAAATCTAGAAGCGCCAAGTTTCATAATCTTACTGTGAATCGCAGTCTATCAGCGGGACCTAAGGACACACGTAATGGTgttaaaaagaataaagagACATGCTTTTTACCTGTGAGAACTCCAAACACCGTTTCTCGTCCAAACCCAATTTCTCCAAGTGCTGTACAAAAGTTGAATCTGGATACACGTTTAATCCCAGGTAACAATTCTTCGAATCATGGATCATTTACTTCTAATGTTAAGAAAATGCTAGAGGAGCAACGTCCTCAATTGAATTCTATACAAAAGCAACAACCCGTACCGCATACATCGTCAAGAAGTGCCAATACTACTCCTAAAAAAACCGATGGGACTTTTCAAGGGGAGAGGGTCAAATCGCCACAATTGGCCAAATcaccacaacaacagcacTTAAAGactaatgataaaaaatctgAGCATGAAGATGGACGTCAGGTAGAAAAAGAAGCCGACCATAAAGAGGAACAACGAGAGgaaaaaaacaaagaaCCTCTGCCGCAAACCCATCCTAGTGAAAGAGGAAATAGCATACGACCAGAACGACGTCTGGATGAAAATCCACACAGGGATCAATTCAACAAAATACCGTCCCAGCGGCAAGATCGCCTTGAAATCGAGGCCGAACAGGCTGCTGAACAATCACGTCCAAGTTCAACGGAATCACGATTCAACGATGAGACTGCTTCGTCTTCAACTGAGCGCACGACTCCTCAAGCTATAGAACCGGAAAATCGACATGATTCAATTCGATCCGGTTTActcaaattgtttaaacAAGTGGAGACTGAGAATCTTGCATCTGATAGTGATTCAAATtttagaattgttcaattgctGCAAGGTAAAAGAAGTGAAGCAGGGgaacaagaggaacaagaggaagaagaattcgaagTTTCTGACTTTGATGAACGCGATCGTTCACTTCAAGGGAGTGTAGTGGCATTTGAAGGAGAATTAGGACCACCAGAGGACTCAGGAACTTCACGCCTTGAAGTGGTTTACCT contains:
- the HTB1 gene encoding histone H2B (similar to uniprot|P02293 Saccharomyces cerevisiae YDR224C HTB1 One of two nearly identical (see HTB2) histone H2B subtypes required for chromatin assembly and chromosome function Rad6p-Bre1p-Lge1p mediated ubiquitination regulates transcriptional activation meiotic DSB formation and H3 methylation and similar to YBL002W uniprot|P02294 Saccharomyces cerevisiae YBL002W HTB2 One of two nearly identical (see HTB2) histone H2B subtypes required for chromatin assembly and chromosome function; Rad6p-Bre1p-Lge1p mediated ubiquitination regulates transcriptional activation, meiotic DSB formation and H3 methylation) produces the protein MSAKAEKKPASKAPAEKKPAAKKTASSVEGKGKKNKARKETYSSYIYKVLKQTHPDTGISQKSMSILNSFVNDIFERIATEASKLAAYNRKSTISAREIQTAVRLILPGELAKHAVSEGTRAVTKYSSSTQA
- the HTA1 gene encoding histone H2A (similar to uniprot|P04911 Saccharomyces cerevisiae YDR225W HTA1 One of two nearly identical (see also HTA2) histone H2A subtypes core histone required for chromatin assembly and chromosome function DNA damage-dependent phosphorylation by Mec1p facilitates DNA repair acetylated by Nat4p and similar to YBL003C uniprot|P04912 Saccharomyces cerevisiae YBL003C HTA2 One of two nearly identical (see also HTA1) histone H2A subtypes; core histone required for chromatin assembly and chromosome function; DNA damage- dependent phosphorylation by Mec1p facilitates DNA repair; acetylated by Nat4p), which codes for MSGGKGGKAGSAAKASQSRSAKAGLTFPVGRVHRLLRKGNYAQRVGSGAPVYMTAVLEYLAAEILELAGNAARDNKKTRIIPRHLQLAIRNDDELNKLLGNVTIAQGGVLPNIHQNLLPKKSAKPGKASQEL
- the CCC1 gene encoding Ccc1p (highly similar to uniprot|Q74ZL6 Ashbya gossypii AGR182C AGR182Cp and similar to YLR220W uniprot|P47818 Saccharomyces cerevisiae YLR220W CCC1 Functions in the homeostasis of both calcium and manganese ions Possible transmembrane Ca2 transporter), encoding MSIVAIKNAVSDYVSSKKDSGKTAPLLTNDNGSHTSHNAYGSTNGDLENGNGTSSQGNNNGKHNSSGSDRDADTLGGSSDNNNRNGNSNGGLFNNVDPRVISDLVIGLSDGLTVPFALTAGLSSLGDSKLVITGGFAELISGAISMGLGGYLGAKSEGDYYHAEVKQEKSAFYDNPTMINHEIEDILLDINPNFSDDTILSFIKDLQRTPELMVDFIIRYGRGLEEPAENRQLISAVTIGGGYLMGGLVPLLPYFFVQQVGTGLIWSIIVMGITLFWFGYIKTQVSMSDACTLGKKISEGLQMVVVGGVAAGAAFLLVKTLG
- the RSA3 gene encoding Rsa3p (some similarities with uniprot|Q05942 Saccharomyces cerevisiae YLR221C RSA3 Protein with a likely role in ribosomal maturation required for accumulation of wild-type levels of large (60S) ribosomal subunits binds to the helicase Dbp6p in pre-60S ribosomal particles in the nucleolus); translated protein: MVESDIRAADNVAKKSRRRKKRRTTEVSDSSDSSDSSSEEETKASDTGAGEALQAAYQLSEDEDEKMPDASAKPERETLSRNTKESLNNIPFTRTELNGKSTRNNDDVSMDLQRVNEAINDAKQKIRESKEESQSTSQLKNSYLELLFENYGDDINSLRDAPDFTSNSLIMIAQVLKDGSSMFDVETLKTMLETK
- the MSC3 gene encoding Msc3p (some similarities with uniprot|Q05812 Saccharomyces cerevisiae YLR219W MSC3 Protein of unknown function green fluorescent protein (GFP)-fusion protein localizes to the cell periphery msc3 mutants are defective in directing meiotic recombination events to homologous chromatids) yields the protein MGLLTQRKEHKVPDLSRYDYYYQRKDDYNKSPRLSAAAAYAASRSRGNPVLVQQRSQSLTQPRRVVRTRPRTKSRGAVEAREAREAPRADSIMRDANFQDTKGTKSITRRTIRRINGVDYMETVTTTPLEDEDNARHFNEFSEPVDNYADEHPVRRVRRVKKTAPSSPKSVRSTRTQRGPISPPRSPVRYHRPEDYQYEEPAQAESEFAPPAAAPVRRTTSTTRPVRSRSTRSVRKAGSVPQSAVVANAAGERRLTEQEMYARALEIAQRNVYSGSDFSPDVLDSASSQDGQAPSRMGQRSLRRDSGRGKKKFTLFNKDRDAGAAGALPAADAPRASGASSLDNRLGQNVEPTAVSASTASRRNLSDEEMYGQALAMSQNKSQRNVEEPESGTQPLNLGGVEKDVRSPQSNAAASFVTPAQTIDENYEENFEDAKNYDGEWKDARPKGGAYGNYDYPVENGDRYDFEEPEPEAEPEYIEPELEREYVDPERLPKAAPEYEPEYQTEEVYEPVYEKREERAPIKRNVSGYSRRSGVAQDEALQQPKRSGSGYSRRSGIAQDGALQQPRRSVSGYSGRSGLASGLASPIDTTKSGFSNPIASPEEVRAGDLQAAGANNVGASARSPLRSQVGKQQTVQSPIQSPLEDSAARGGFDSEAELGGLGGAAAAGGVEPASRRKSKGFSSGLSRFKTRKSLFGGKPDEQPLPDLPKTDLTQAGAEDSEIGYSPAHKAQQYEGKTSESRPKNKLKSMLNKVVEFGAENSGYQPPRGVKEQQKAEKTGAGFLREGEGSVPYTKHQRGASLGNGVGAGGVTTDGGLATDGPAAVDSTTAKYGVVDDGTAAHAPAVGSGAATRGPSARVPSARGPATAGAATTGATTGPTIGTTAGPTTGATTGDVAAGTTAGAAAGGVGKRSGGGSHPWRRNAQPASATDGGVASGKAPAASSAQQPNNHLGTAAPGLEETSESSNYDTEHVVDEGFADGYADGLRDSQYESGYDRAGRAEGTEKANGLGGSAAAADVAGEGGQEGMGYRQGVQDKLNQAKDSSWGQKVIGKTKEEAQGQAKEQKGNLFKKLFKK